One part of the Algibacter sp. L1A34 genome encodes these proteins:
- a CDS encoding RagB/SusD family nutrient uptake outer membrane protein has product MKILKNIKYIALFVAINSVLVACDSYIEEDIFSDITVENFIDESNADQLVVGIYTQVRTVYKNYGYKFEGTDIFTTQNDVTSISAGNDYVGVTVPETNSVWSNNYDVIAKANTAINRYENEINWSEGKLGEKAYGIAQAKGLRALAFFNLAQQYGGVVLDLEEPQSIRSDYTRSSEEDTYTFIISELESAILDLEVAPETGRFSKRAAQHVLAEVYLTRAYKSYGLSTDFSTAATLAESAIGGYDIRSQTFEQVFDYDNQINDEILFAAQWDGGSTSTQKNNNKHAIFMNQVFELPIGVSRANPYGSKSGSNMPTPFFYSLFTDNDSREDVTIHRAIIADEEGTWKDLVDDTIVLENVSVGDTIVYFPKVALDATELIKHLDLYWVYQPDQYLFGRPSDLSTEVNYPYSRNTQETNFPIFKKFDDEDFSEAGEGARDTFIFRIAETHLIAAEAYLGASNTTSALTHLNRVRERATGVANEYTSITIDDILNERALELAGEDNRWAVLKRTGKLQERIELYNPHVVNHGAFDANKHLLRPIPNRELTLSPNTMTQNPNY; this is encoded by the coding sequence ATGAAAATATTAAAAAATATAAAATATATAGCATTGTTTGTAGCGATCAATTCTGTGCTTGTAGCTTGTGATAGCTATATTGAAGAAGATATATTCTCCGATATAACTGTTGAGAATTTTATTGACGAAAGTAATGCCGATCAATTGGTAGTTGGTATTTATACTCAAGTACGGACGGTTTATAAAAACTACGGTTATAAATTTGAAGGTACTGATATCTTTACAACTCAAAACGATGTTACCTCTATTAGTGCTGGAAATGATTACGTGGGAGTTACGGTTCCAGAAACAAATAGTGTTTGGTCTAATAATTACGACGTAATAGCAAAGGCTAATACAGCCATTAATCGTTATGAAAATGAAATAAACTGGAGTGAAGGAAAATTAGGTGAAAAAGCTTATGGTATCGCACAAGCAAAAGGTTTAAGAGCATTAGCTTTTTTCAATTTAGCTCAACAATACGGCGGTGTTGTATTGGATTTAGAAGAGCCTCAAAGTATCCGTTCAGATTACACAAGGTCTTCAGAAGAAGATACTTATACTTTTATTATTTCAGAATTAGAATCTGCTATTTTAGATTTAGAAGTTGCTCCAGAGACAGGGCGGTTTTCAAAAAGAGCTGCGCAACATGTACTGGCTGAAGTGTATTTAACAAGAGCATACAAATCGTATGGTTTAAGTACTGATTTTTCAACGGCTGCAACATTGGCCGAATCAGCCATTGGAGGATATGATATTAGAAGTCAGACATTTGAACAGGTTTTTGATTATGATAATCAAATAAATGATGAAATCTTGTTTGCTGCACAATGGGATGGAGGTAGTACTTCTACACAAAAGAATAATAATAAGCATGCGATTTTTATGAATCAAGTTTTCGAGTTACCAATAGGTGTGTCAAGAGCTAATCCTTATGGATCAAAAAGTGGAAGCAATATGCCTACGCCATTCTTTTATTCTTTATTTACAGATAATGATTCAAGAGAAGATGTTACAATACATAGAGCGATTATAGCAGATGAAGAAGGTACATGGAAAGATTTAGTTGATGATACTATTGTTTTGGAAAATGTATCTGTGGGAGATACTATCGTATACTTTCCAAAGGTTGCTTTAGATGCTACAGAGCTAATAAAACATTTAGATCTTTATTGGGTATATCAACCAGATCAGTATTTATTTGGAAGACCTTCGGATCTTTCTACCGAAGTTAATTATCCATATTCTAGAAATACGCAAGAAACAAATTTTCCGATTTTCAAAAAATTTGATGATGAAGATTTTAGTGAAGCAGGAGAAGGTGCGCGTGATACTTTTATTTTTAGAATAGCAGAAACACATTTAATAGCAGCCGAAGCTTATTTAGGAGCTAGTAATACAACGTCGGCACTAACTCATCTTAATAGAGTTAGAGAAAGAGCGACAGGTGTTGCAAATGAGTATACTTCAATCACTATAGATGATATCTTAAATGAACGTGCATTAGAGCTTGCAGGAGAGGATAATAGATGGGCTGTTTTAAAAAGAACTGGTAAATTACAAGAAAGGATAGAACTTTATAATCCACATGTAGTAAACCATGGAGCGTTTGATGCTAATAAACATTTATTGCGTCCAATTCCAAATAGAGAATTAACACTTTCTCCTAATACAATGACTCAAAATCCAAATTATTAA
- a CDS encoding Gfo/Idh/MocA family protein codes for MSSNRRDFLKKTALGAVGVTLASNSLNAMSAKSYSKIIGANDRINVAIQGLGRRYGAYMSAIGDKNNNIELSYLCDVMKSQRDKAAIAVSEKLGKTPKLENDIRKIINDKDVDAIFMATPDHWHAPGACIAMQAGKDVYLEKPCSHNPKEGELLVAYQQKYNKIVQMGNQQRSSLQSQEIIKAIHEGVIGDVYNAIAFYTSKRGPVPHQTKTAPPEGLDWELFQGPAPRREYTDDTWNYNWHWYGWDYGTAEMGNNATHELDIARWALDVKYPEHVDVKSGKFHYKDDGWEMYDTMEATFRFANNRSIQWDGRSRNGYDKYGAGRGTIIYGSNGSAFITRDGYKLYDIKGKEQKQNLVPGIEDGNKLGGGGQLSKAHTVNFFDAIRGKAPLTSPIEQGAISQMLTHYANIASRIDDSFEVDETTGRIFNREAMKLWSRTYEPGWEIKPV; via the coding sequence ATGAGTTCAAATAGAAGAGATTTTTTAAAAAAAACAGCTTTAGGTGCTGTTGGAGTTACATTAGCTTCTAACAGCTTAAATGCCATGTCGGCAAAAAGTTATTCTAAAATAATTGGTGCTAACGATCGTATAAACGTAGCTATCCAAGGCTTGGGTCGTCGTTACGGTGCATACATGTCCGCTATTGGAGATAAAAACAATAATATTGAGTTAAGCTATTTATGCGATGTCATGAAAAGCCAACGCGATAAAGCAGCTATTGCCGTATCTGAAAAACTAGGTAAAACACCAAAACTAGAAAACGACATTAGAAAAATAATAAACGATAAAGATGTCGATGCTATATTTATGGCAACTCCAGATCATTGGCACGCTCCTGGTGCTTGTATAGCTATGCAGGCGGGTAAAGACGTGTATTTAGAAAAGCCTTGTAGCCACAATCCAAAAGAGGGTGAGTTACTTGTTGCTTATCAGCAAAAATATAATAAAATTGTACAAATGGGGAATCAACAACGTTCTTCATTACAATCGCAAGAAATTATAAAAGCCATTCACGAAGGTGTTATTGGTGATGTGTATAATGCCATTGCTTTTTACACCAGTAAACGTGGGCCTGTGCCTCACCAAACAAAAACAGCTCCACCAGAAGGGTTAGATTGGGAATTATTTCAAGGGCCAGCACCAAGGAGAGAATATACCGATGATACTTGGAATTATAACTGGCACTGGTACGGTTGGGATTATGGTACAGCCGAAATGGGTAACAATGCCACACACGAATTAGACATTGCACGTTGGGCTTTAGACGTTAAATACCCAGAACATGTAGATGTTAAATCTGGGAAATTCCATTATAAAGATGATGGTTGGGAAATGTACGACACTATGGAAGCAACATTCCGTTTTGCGAACAACCGCTCTATTCAATGGGATGGACGTAGCAGAAATGGTTACGATAAATATGGTGCTGGTCGTGGAACTATAATCTATGGTTCTAACGGTTCTGCTTTTATTACTCGTGATGGTTATAAATTATACGATATTAAAGGAAAAGAACAAAAACAAAACCTAGTTCCGGGTATTGAAGATGGTAACAAACTGGGAGGCGGCGGCCAACTTTCTAAAGCACATACCGTAAACTTTTTTGATGCTATTAGAGGAAAAGCACCATTAACATCACCAATAGAGCAAGGCGCTATTAGCCAAATGCTAACCCATTATGCAAATATTGCCTCTAGAATAGACGATTCGTTTGAAGTAGATGAAACTACCGGACGTATTTTTAATAGAGAAGCCATGAAACTATGGTCTAGAACATACGAACCAGGTTGGGAAATTAAACCTGTTTAA
- a CDS encoding SusC/RagA family TonB-linked outer membrane protein, protein MEKLKLLLMTLLIGYASTSWGQAKVSGVVTDGQNVPIPGVNVIIKGTSNGAATDFDGKFQLNAKSGDVLTFSFIGFITQELTYNGQKSLNVKLEEDAAQLDEVVVIGYGSVKRTDLTGAVASLSAGDLTERKKTDIGQAVKGQVAGVDVRSLSNKPGAPLNIRIRGNTAITNNVAGRDGLSDDPTDDRSKPLYVVDGVFFEDINILNPADIQQMDILKDASATAIYGSRGSNGVVIITTKNGIEGKTVFTYETTLGVSTVANEPDYFNGDEYVSFVGDVIRSEEWGKLFTTGVGTVADYNNIDISSLIGNEIQVSNEEANNVANRRYTNWIKDYQKTGIQKTHNLGMSGGSNGLVYSASLGYLSDEGVIGIEAFERYNLSASLSKKVTDNFTAGVKAYLAYSEREEGSRELYRSTQRLPPTVNSRDTDGNLILTPDDQDSRFLNPYYDANGAWTVNTKSMNVIANIFLNYKPTEWVDFKTQFSPNIRNARFGEYRGLLTKSSRNEASRIRAYYDTSFDTSYTWDNIANFNFDVAEGHNLKATLISSVYYYQRETSNIQTRDFDTDAYLFYNTESNNNDIRNADTEYEKESLTSFAGRLNYSILDKYLFTFTGRYDGSSKLAVGNKWAFFPSAAFAWKVSEEDFIQNADWLNNLKLRLSYGEAGNDTTVSAYDSLAFLSNTDYVFGGNYTSGVVVDGLNNYDLTWERSKEYNVGLDLGILDNRIRLGLELYSKTTVGSILDRTLSPITGFAIATGNYGSVRNRGVEVTLNTVNIKTEDFSWKTSFNFAKNNNEILDLEGELDLIPYGNHGVLQVGEAVDATYALEKIGIWQLDEIAEAAVYDRIPGEYKFKDQDNDGDIDNDDRRVIGQVSPDWTGGMTNTFTYKNFDFSIMAYTRQGSFGHSEFNSLSVPWQGDDAKLNKVDADYWTPNNPDAKNPALEYGADTSWYYTDFDFVRIGNIGMGYQFSDAILDKLKMSSLRVTLDVQNPFTFTDYYGSDPETGLQNNYNGGYLTKTVLFGLKLSY, encoded by the coding sequence ATGGAAAAACTAAAACTCTTATTAATGACCTTGTTAATAGGTTATGCGAGTACCTCTTGGGGTCAGGCAAAAGTTTCAGGAGTAGTAACCGATGGGCAAAATGTGCCTATTCCGGGAGTAAATGTCATTATAAAAGGAACATCGAATGGAGCCGCCACAGATTTCGATGGGAAATTTCAGCTTAATGCTAAAAGTGGAGATGTGCTTACTTTCTCTTTTATTGGGTTTATAACACAAGAGCTTACATATAATGGACAAAAATCATTAAATGTGAAGTTAGAAGAAGATGCAGCTCAATTAGATGAGGTTGTTGTTATTGGATATGGTTCTGTGAAGCGTACAGATTTAACAGGTGCTGTAGCATCCTTAAGTGCAGGTGATTTAACAGAACGTAAGAAAACAGATATTGGACAAGCTGTTAAAGGTCAAGTAGCAGGGGTTGATGTTCGATCGCTTAGTAATAAGCCTGGAGCTCCTCTTAATATTAGAATAAGAGGAAATACAGCGATTACAAATAACGTAGCAGGTAGAGATGGACTTAGTGATGATCCTACGGATGATCGTTCAAAACCTTTATATGTTGTAGATGGTGTTTTCTTTGAAGATATTAATATTTTAAATCCTGCAGATATTCAACAAATGGATATTTTAAAGGATGCATCTGCGACGGCTATTTATGGTTCTCGTGGTTCAAACGGTGTGGTTATTATAACAACTAAAAACGGTATTGAAGGTAAAACAGTATTTACTTATGAGACTACTTTAGGGGTAAGCACAGTTGCTAATGAGCCTGATTATTTTAATGGAGATGAATACGTTAGTTTTGTAGGCGATGTTATTAGAAGTGAAGAGTGGGGAAAACTGTTTACGACAGGAGTAGGTACTGTAGCTGACTATAATAATATTGATATATCTTCTCTCATAGGAAATGAGATTCAAGTATCAAATGAAGAAGCTAATAATGTTGCTAATAGACGCTATACAAACTGGATTAAGGATTACCAAAAGACAGGAATACAAAAGACTCATAATTTAGGGATGTCTGGAGGAAGTAATGGTTTAGTTTATAGTGCTTCGTTAGGTTACCTAAGTGACGAAGGTGTTATAGGTATTGAGGCTTTTGAACGTTATAATTTAAGCGCTTCGCTTTCTAAAAAAGTTACAGATAATTTTACTGCAGGTGTAAAAGCGTATTTAGCTTATTCTGAAAGAGAAGAAGGAAGTAGAGAACTGTATAGAAGTACACAACGTCTTCCTCCAACAGTAAATTCTCGTGATACAGATGGTAATCTAATTTTAACGCCAGACGATCAAGATTCACGTTTTCTTAATCCGTATTATGATGCTAATGGCGCTTGGACTGTAAATACAAAGTCAATGAATGTAATAGCCAATATATTTTTGAACTATAAGCCTACGGAGTGGGTTGATTTTAAAACGCAATTTTCACCGAATATCAGAAATGCAAGATTTGGAGAATATAGAGGTTTGTTAACTAAGTCTTCTCGTAATGAGGCTAGTAGAATTCGGGCATATTATGATACTTCTTTTGATACGTCTTATACTTGGGATAATATAGCTAATTTCAACTTTGATGTAGCAGAAGGACATAATTTAAAAGCAACCCTTATTTCTTCAGTGTATTATTATCAAAGAGAGACTAGTAATATACAAACTAGAGACTTTGATACGGACGCATATTTATTTTATAATACAGAGTCAAATAATAATGATATTAGAAATGCTGACACCGAATATGAAAAAGAGTCATTAACATCTTTTGCAGGTAGATTAAACTATAGTATTTTGGATAAATACTTGTTTACGTTTACCGGTAGGTATGATGGTTCTTCTAAATTAGCGGTTGGTAATAAATGGGCGTTTTTCCCTTCCGCTGCTTTTGCTTGGAAAGTATCTGAAGAAGATTTTATTCAAAATGCAGATTGGTTGAATAATTTAAAATTACGATTAAGTTATGGTGAAGCAGGTAATGATACTACAGTTTCTGCTTATGATTCTCTTGCTTTTTTAAGTAATACTGACTATGTGTTTGGAGGGAATTATACTAGTGGAGTTGTAGTAGATGGATTAAATAATTATGATTTAACTTGGGAACGATCTAAAGAATATAACGTAGGTTTAGATTTAGGAATTCTAGATAATAGAATACGATTAGGCTTAGAGCTTTATAGCAAAACAACAGTAGGGAGTATTTTGGATAGAACATTGTCTCCTATTACAGGGTTTGCTATTGCCACTGGTAATTATGGTTCTGTTCGTAACCGTGGGGTTGAAGTAACTTTGAATACTGTAAACATCAAAACAGAAGATTTTAGCTGGAAAACTAGTTTTAATTTTGCTAAAAACAATAATGAAATTTTAGACTTAGAAGGAGAATTAGATTTAATTCCTTACGGAAATCACGGTGTTTTACAAGTTGGTGAAGCTGTTGATGCTACTTATGCTTTAGAAAAAATTGGTATTTGGCAATTAGATGAGATAGCTGAAGCAGCAGTATATGATCGAATTCCTGGAGAGTATAAATTTAAAGATCAAGATAATGACGGTGATATTGATAATGATGATAGAAGAGTAATAGGTCAAGTATCTCCAGATTGGACAGGAGGTATGACAAATACATTCACTTACAAGAATTTTGATTTTTCTATAATGGCTTATACAAGACAAGGTAGTTTTGGTCACTCTGAATTTAATTCGCTTTCTGTGCCATGGCAAGGTGATGATGCTAAATTAAATAAGGTAGATGCAGATTACTGGACACCTAATAATCCAGATGCTAAAAATCCAGCTCTAGAATATGGAGCAGATACTAGCTGGTATTATACCGATTTTGATTTTGTTCGTATAGGTAACATCGGTATGGGGTACCAATTTTCAGACGCAATATTAGATAAGTTAAAAATGTCTAGTTTACGTGTAACATTAGATGTTCAAAACCCATTTACATTTACTGATTATTATGGTTCGGATCCTGAAACAGGTCTTCAAAATAACTATAATGGAGGGTATTTGACTAAAACTGTATTATTTGGACTTAAATTATCTTACTAA
- a CDS encoding DUF1080 domain-containing protein translates to MKKTTIYSKVLFIVLATVFLNCKETPKDNTPWQALFDGETLNGWHQLGGKATYAVRDQSIIGTTVHNTPNSFLTSDKMYGDFILELDYKVDSTMNSGIQIRSNSFPDYRDGRVHGYQVEIDPSKRAWSAGIYDESRRGWLNTMENNPEAQKAFKQNDWNHYRIEAIGDTLKTWINDVPASYLIDDKTASGFICLQVHGIHADKKEGTEIIWKNIKILTDNLSEYAKKSPLEPIITKNHLTIDEKKNGWQLLWDGKTTNGWRGAKLEEFPENGWKIEDGVLSVLASGGAESTAGGDIVTKEQFGDFELKVDFKLTPGANSGIKYYVDTNINKGAGSSIGLEYQILDDALHPDAKLGNHDGSRTVSSLYDLIQADVNKPIHPIGAWNTAHIISKNNHVEHWLNDVKVLEYERKSEDYLKLVSESKYAKWPNFGELDKGEILLQDHGDLVSFKNVKIRPIN, encoded by the coding sequence ATGAAAAAAACCACTATTTACAGTAAAGTCCTATTTATTGTTTTAGCAACTGTGTTCCTTAACTGTAAAGAAACCCCGAAAGACAACACGCCATGGCAAGCACTTTTTGATGGAGAAACCCTTAACGGCTGGCACCAATTAGGCGGAAAAGCGACATATGCTGTTCGTGACCAATCTATTATTGGTACAACCGTACATAATACACCAAATTCATTTTTAACTTCGGATAAAATGTATGGTGATTTTATTTTAGAACTCGATTATAAAGTAGATTCTACAATGAATTCTGGTATTCAAATTAGAAGTAATAGTTTCCCTGATTATAGAGACGGACGCGTTCACGGATATCAAGTTGAAATCGATCCATCTAAAAGAGCCTGGAGCGCAGGTATTTACGACGAGTCTAGACGCGGTTGGTTAAACACTATGGAAAACAACCCTGAAGCACAAAAAGCTTTTAAACAAAACGATTGGAATCATTACCGTATTGAAGCTATTGGTGATACATTAAAAACATGGATAAACGATGTTCCTGCATCTTATTTAATAGATGATAAAACTGCAAGTGGGTTTATTTGCTTACAAGTACATGGTATTCATGCTGATAAAAAAGAAGGCACAGAAATTATTTGGAAAAATATTAAAATATTAACTGACAACCTTAGTGAATATGCTAAAAAATCGCCACTTGAACCTATAATTACAAAAAACCATTTAACTATAGATGAAAAGAAAAACGGATGGCAACTACTTTGGGATGGTAAAACAACCAACGGATGGCGTGGTGCAAAACTAGAAGAATTTCCTGAAAATGGATGGAAAATCGAAGACGGTGTACTTAGCGTTCTAGCTTCTGGTGGTGCCGAGTCTACTGCCGGTGGTGATATTGTTACAAAAGAACAATTTGGTGATTTTGAATTAAAAGTTGATTTCAAATTAACACCTGGTGCAAATAGTGGTATTAAGTATTATGTAGATACTAATATTAATAAAGGAGCAGGATCTTCTATTGGTTTAGAATATCAAATTTTAGACGATGCTTTACATCCTGACGCAAAATTAGGAAACCATGATGGTAGTAGAACCGTAAGTTCTTTATACGATTTAATTCAAGCCGATGTAAACAAACCTATACATCCAATTGGAGCATGGAATACAGCACATATTATCTCTAAAAACAACCATGTTGAACATTGGTTAAACGATGTAAAAGTTTTAGAATACGAAAGAAAAAGTGAAGATTACTTAAAATTAGTATCGGAAAGTAAATATGCCAAATGGCCAAATTTTGGAGAATTAGATAAAGGAGAGATACTACTTCAGGATCACGGCGATTTAGTATCCTTTAAAAATGTAAAAATTCGTCCTATTAACTAA
- a CDS encoding glycosyl hydrolase 115 family protein: MKKNYILSILLIVVLCFSCTKTVDESFYLVVGDNLSKVELNTINDLKTDLQKVITSEVKIVSEKEAFPEHGTVFILGTPTSNALIEELAIQKNINLSTEIPGSRGGIWAKVNHKNHKNAIVIGGSDVQGLQYAIYDYSKDVLGIDPLEYWTGKTPNKISNEAVFNFTAKTIAPPKVPVLAYFENDVDELANYRGELLEYDWETYTELIDALVRMRYNAIQLFDMLGRPEFYVRPEYKKLKPDYQVDINFIDKMIDYAQLKGMKVAIDFELGYQIHPMSADKADCWKTYKEDWLSAWRYYLEETPLAKTDIFILRPRHQVWDWKYESSCGENKIDVFNEVYVEFGKLIDEYKPNASKVLVCYSDGMEMWNEGFRPPEDWTVLWSDHGFGDFEHLPNTTDNYEFGTYMHAGYWLNHTVHNPYPNKVETIMKEMFETYNADKFCLVNGQNFRPFLLNLEAYSAVCNNPETFNGDEFYKDWTSRYFSDEVSKHAIASMKYLHEAQEGRKGYVEHLWEIREAVSYLSNAPIRRPGKTPIPFDYKRVIGDYQTTEHVAKNVQKALTEAEQGYQIEATHFYHAYILLPTQLYSDLITFETTLHSMTKLKNQFEASKDVTFLNEAKALLPSAKEQLEAIYKRRASGDLDDKWKDWYAIKNRRQNNGFPTHDMLVAIEDNLNKITP, translated from the coding sequence ATGAAAAAAAATTACATTTTAAGTATTCTATTAATAGTTGTTTTATGCTTTTCATGTACAAAAACAGTAGATGAATCTTTTTATTTAGTGGTTGGCGATAATTTATCAAAAGTTGAATTAAACACTATAAATGATTTAAAAACAGATTTACAAAAAGTAATTACTTCCGAAGTTAAAATCGTTTCAGAAAAAGAAGCTTTTCCAGAACATGGCACAGTTTTCATTTTAGGAACACCAACTTCAAATGCGTTAATCGAAGAATTAGCCATTCAAAAAAATATTAATTTGTCTACTGAAATACCAGGAAGTCGTGGTGGAATTTGGGCAAAAGTAAATCACAAAAATCATAAAAACGCTATCGTAATTGGAGGTTCAGACGTTCAAGGATTGCAGTATGCGATTTACGATTATTCAAAAGACGTTTTAGGAATTGATCCTTTAGAATATTGGACAGGTAAAACACCCAATAAAATATCTAATGAAGCCGTCTTTAACTTCACAGCAAAAACCATAGCACCACCAAAAGTACCCGTTTTGGCCTATTTTGAAAACGATGTGGACGAGCTAGCAAATTACCGAGGTGAATTACTAGAATACGATTGGGAAACTTATACTGAATTAATAGATGCTTTAGTACGTATGCGCTACAACGCCATACAGTTGTTCGATATGTTAGGGCGACCAGAATTTTATGTCCGACCAGAGTACAAAAAACTAAAACCAGACTATCAAGTAGATATTAATTTTATAGATAAAATGATCGATTATGCCCAGTTAAAAGGCATGAAAGTGGCTATAGATTTTGAGTTAGGATACCAAATACACCCTATGTCGGCCGATAAAGCCGATTGTTGGAAAACTTATAAAGAAGATTGGTTAAGCGCTTGGAGATACTATTTAGAAGAAACACCATTGGCTAAAACCGATATTTTTATTCTGCGTCCACGTCATCAAGTTTGGGACTGGAAATACGAAAGCTCATGCGGCGAGAATAAAATAGATGTGTTTAATGAAGTATATGTAGAATTCGGAAAATTAATAGACGAATATAAGCCTAATGCTTCAAAAGTTTTGGTATGCTATTCCGATGGGATGGAAATGTGGAACGAAGGTTTTAGACCTCCGGAAGATTGGACGGTCCTTTGGTCCGATCATGGTTTTGGCGATTTCGAACATCTACCAAATACTACCGATAATTATGAGTTTGGAACCTACATGCATGCAGGATATTGGTTAAACCATACGGTTCATAATCCATACCCAAACAAAGTAGAAACCATAATGAAGGAGATGTTTGAAACCTATAATGCTGATAAATTTTGTTTGGTAAACGGACAAAATTTTAGACCATTTTTATTAAATCTAGAAGCGTACAGTGCCGTTTGTAATAATCCAGAAACTTTTAACGGCGATGAATTTTACAAGGATTGGACATCTCGATATTTTTCAGATGAAGTATCAAAGCATGCTATCGCTTCCATGAAATATTTACATGAAGCGCAAGAAGGACGTAAAGGTTATGTAGAACATTTATGGGAAATTCGTGAGGCCGTTTCATATTTATCAAACGCACCAATTAGAAGACCAGGAAAAACTCCAATTCCTTTTGATTATAAACGTGTTATAGGAGATTATCAAACTACAGAGCATGTTGCTAAAAATGTACAGAAGGCCTTAACGGAAGCAGAGCAAGGTTATCAAATAGAAGCCACTCATTTTTATCACGCTTACATTTTGTTACCTACTCAATTATATAGTGATTTAATTACTTTTGAAACTACGCTTCATAGTATGACAAAACTTAAAAACCAATTCGAAGCATCTAAAGATGTAACGTTTTTAAATGAAGCTAAAGCATTGCTTCCTTCGGCTAAAGAACAACTAGAAGCTATTTACAAACGTAGAGCATCTGGCGATTTAGATGATAAATGGAAAGATTGGTACGCAATAAAAAATAGAAGACAAAACAATGGTTTTCCTACGCACGATATGTTAGTGGCTATTGAAGACAATTTAAATAAAATTACGCCTTAA